From the genome of Triticum aestivum cultivar Chinese Spring chromosome 3B, IWGSC CS RefSeq v2.1, whole genome shotgun sequence, one region includes:
- the LOC123070056 gene encoding SUN domain-containing protein 5 isoform X2 has translation MSKKKREGGGGGKGGGGGAHQHRGGGGGPTAVTDVLSMDGGLREVSVSVVFSVWCLLFLLRSQFLNSQTDDPSDFYGERDNYCKVMPLEAYIFPADNASSPTCQSSSSPHRPAEALPPSNASGGNSSTEAAFVELDEFRSRILQGKADNDSGRHHQRVADGATHRLEPSGAEYNYAAASKGAKVLAHNKEAKGASNILDGDKDRYLRNPCSADDKFVVVQLSEETLVHTVALANLEHYSSNFRDLELYGSLSYPGEAWELLGRFTAENAKHAQRFVLAEPRWTRYLRLRLVSHYGSGFYCILSYLEVYGIDAVERMLQDFVVSHSPDADAAKAAADARKDSGHNDTAGSQVNARQVEGSGRNDSAGDVAKNNGSRVADGKPAQAQGKEAVKQATGRVHGDVVLKILMQKLRSLELGLSTLEDYTKMLNQRYGGKLPDLHNGLTQTGKELEKMKADVEELVEWKDKARDVGELRDWKSSVSRKLDHLVRENAAMRWDVEEMRSIQETLQNKELSVLSISLFLACVALFKLACDRLLLLFASKEEDGAGTGWMLVLAASSLTTLIVLLYS, from the exons ATgagcaagaagaagagagaaggaggcggaggaggaaaaGGCGGTGGGGGAGGGGCTCATCAGCacaggggaggcggcggcgggccgaCGGCGGTAACGGATGTGCTCTCCATGGACGGCGGCCTCCGCGAGGTGTCGGTCTCGGTCGTCTTCTCCGTCTGGTGTCTCCTTTTCCTCCTGCGCTCCCAGTTCCTCAACAGCCAGACCGACGACCCTTCCG ATTTCTACGGCGAGCGCGACAACTACTGCAAGGTCATGCCACTGGAGGCATACATATTCCCGGCCGATAACGCCTCCTCCCCGACGTGCCaatcctcctcctcgccgcaccGCCCAGCTGAAGCGCTACCACCGTCCAACGCAAGCGGCGGCAACTCGTCGACCGAGGCGGCCTTTGTGGAGCTGGACGAGTTCCGGAGCCGCATCCTGCAGGGCAAGGCCGACAACGACAGCGGCCGGCACCACCAGCGCGTCGCCGACGGCGCCACGCACCGCCTCGAGCCTAGCGGCGCCGAGTACAACTACGCGGCGGCGTCCAAGGGAGCCAAGGTGCTCGCCCATAACAAGGAGGCCAAGGGCGCCTCGAACATCCTCGACGGCGACAAGGACCGCTACCTCCGCAACCCGTGCTCCGCTgacgacaagttcgtcgtggtgcAGCTCTCCGAGGAGACGCTGGTCCACACCGTGGCGCTGGCTAACCTGGAGCACTACTCCTCCAACTTCAGAGACCTGGAGCTGTACGGCAGCCTGAGCTACCCGGGGGAGGCGTGGGAGCTGCTGGGGCGGTTCACGGCGGAGAACGCCAAGCACGCTCAGCGCTTCGTGCTGGCGGAGCCCCGGTGGACGCGCTACCTCCGGCTGCGCCTCGTCAGCCACTACGGCTCCGGGTTCTACTGCATCCTCAGCTACCTCGAGGTGTACGGCATCGACGCCGTGGAGCGGATGCTGCAGGACTTCGTCGTCAGCCACAGCCCCGACGCGGACGCCGCAaaggccgccgccgacgcccgtaAGGACAGCGGCCACAACGACACCGCCGGCTCCCAGGTCAACGCCAGGCAGGTGGAGGGCAGCGGGCGGAACGACAGCGCCGGCGACGTGGCCAAGAACAACGGCTCGAGGGTGGCGGACGGGAAGCCCGCGCAGGCGCAGGGCAAGGAGGCGGTGAAGCAGGCGACGGGGCGGGTGCACGGCGACGTGGTGCTCAAGATCCTGATGCAGAAGCTGAGGTCCCTGGAGCTGGGGCTGTCGACGCTGGAGGACTACACCAAGATGCTGAACCAGAGGTACGGCGGCAAGCTGCCGGACCTGCACAACGGGCTGACGCAGACAGGCAAGGAGCTGGAGAAGATGAAGGCGGACGTGGAGGAGCTGGTGGAGTGGAAGGACAAG GCGAGGGATGTGGGAGAGCTGAGGGACTGGAAATCAAGCGTCTCGAGGAAACTAGACCATCTGGTCAGGGAGAACGCGGCGATGAG GTGGGATGTGGAGGAGATGAGGAGCATCCAGGAGACGCTTCAGAACAAGGAGCTGTCGGTGCTTTCCATCAGCCTCTTCTTGGCGTGCGTCGCGCTCTTCAAGCTGGCGTGCGACCGCTTGCTGCTGCTCTTCGCCAGCAAGGAGGAGGACGGGGCAGGGACGGGGTGGATGCTCGTGTTGGCGGCCAGCAGCCTCACCACCCTCATCGTGCTGCTCTACAGCTGA
- the LOC123070057 gene encoding uncharacterized protein yields MAARLAQLRTKAAQAAEFASKHGGAYYKEAMEKNKQYVVQPPSVEKCQELSKQLFYTRLASLPGRYEALWKEVDGVKQLWKNRKELRVEDLGIATLFGVELYAWFCIGEIAGRGFTLTGYKV; encoded by the exons atggcggcgaggctCGCGCAGCTGCGGACCAAGGCGGCGCAGGCGGCGGAATTCGCCTCGAAGCACGGCGGCGCCTACTACAAGGAGGCGATGGAGAAGAACAAGCAGTACGTCGTGCAGCCTCCCTCCGTGGAGAAGTGCCAGGAGCTCTCCAAGCAGCTCTTCTACACGCGCCTCGCTAG TCTACCAGGCCGCTATGAAGCATTGTGGAAGGAGGTTGATGGTGTCAAGCAGCTTTGGAAGAATAGGAAGGAGCTCAGGGTGGAGGACCTTGGAATTGCAACACTGTTTGGGGTTGAGCTTTATGCATGGTTCTGCATAGGCGAGATTGCAGGCAGAGGATTCACCTTAACCGGCTATAAGGTCTGA
- the LOC123070056 gene encoding SUN domain-containing protein 5 isoform X1, with product MSKKKREGGGGGKGGGGGAHQHRGGGGGPTAVTDVLSMDGGLREVSVSVVFSVWCLLFLLRSQFLNSQTDDPSDFYGERDNYCKVMPLEAYIFPADNASSPTCQSSSSPHRPAEALPPSNASGGNSSTEAAFVELDEFRSRILQGKADNDSGRHHQRVADGATHRLEPSGAEYNYAAASKGAKVLAHNKEAKGASNILDGDKDRYLRNPCSADDKFVVVQLSEETLVHTVALANLEHYSSNFRDLELYGSLSYPGEAWELLGRFTAENAKHAQRFVLAEPRWTRYLRLRLVSHYGSGFYCILSYLEVYGIDAVERMLQDFVVSHSPDADAAKAAADARKDSGHNDTAGSQVNARQVEGSGRNDSAGDVAKNNGSRVADGKPAQAQGKEAVKQATGRVHGDVVLKILMQKLRSLELGLSTLEDYTKMLNQRYGGKLPDLHNGLTQTGKELEKMKADVEELVEWKDKVARDVGELRDWKSSVSRKLDHLVRENAAMRWDVEEMRSIQETLQNKELSVLSISLFLACVALFKLACDRLLLLFASKEEDGAGTGWMLVLAASSLTTLIVLLYS from the exons ATgagcaagaagaagagagaaggaggcggaggaggaaaaGGCGGTGGGGGAGGGGCTCATCAGCacaggggaggcggcggcgggccgaCGGCGGTAACGGATGTGCTCTCCATGGACGGCGGCCTCCGCGAGGTGTCGGTCTCGGTCGTCTTCTCCGTCTGGTGTCTCCTTTTCCTCCTGCGCTCCCAGTTCCTCAACAGCCAGACCGACGACCCTTCCG ATTTCTACGGCGAGCGCGACAACTACTGCAAGGTCATGCCACTGGAGGCATACATATTCCCGGCCGATAACGCCTCCTCCCCGACGTGCCaatcctcctcctcgccgcaccGCCCAGCTGAAGCGCTACCACCGTCCAACGCAAGCGGCGGCAACTCGTCGACCGAGGCGGCCTTTGTGGAGCTGGACGAGTTCCGGAGCCGCATCCTGCAGGGCAAGGCCGACAACGACAGCGGCCGGCACCACCAGCGCGTCGCCGACGGCGCCACGCACCGCCTCGAGCCTAGCGGCGCCGAGTACAACTACGCGGCGGCGTCCAAGGGAGCCAAGGTGCTCGCCCATAACAAGGAGGCCAAGGGCGCCTCGAACATCCTCGACGGCGACAAGGACCGCTACCTCCGCAACCCGTGCTCCGCTgacgacaagttcgtcgtggtgcAGCTCTCCGAGGAGACGCTGGTCCACACCGTGGCGCTGGCTAACCTGGAGCACTACTCCTCCAACTTCAGAGACCTGGAGCTGTACGGCAGCCTGAGCTACCCGGGGGAGGCGTGGGAGCTGCTGGGGCGGTTCACGGCGGAGAACGCCAAGCACGCTCAGCGCTTCGTGCTGGCGGAGCCCCGGTGGACGCGCTACCTCCGGCTGCGCCTCGTCAGCCACTACGGCTCCGGGTTCTACTGCATCCTCAGCTACCTCGAGGTGTACGGCATCGACGCCGTGGAGCGGATGCTGCAGGACTTCGTCGTCAGCCACAGCCCCGACGCGGACGCCGCAaaggccgccgccgacgcccgtaAGGACAGCGGCCACAACGACACCGCCGGCTCCCAGGTCAACGCCAGGCAGGTGGAGGGCAGCGGGCGGAACGACAGCGCCGGCGACGTGGCCAAGAACAACGGCTCGAGGGTGGCGGACGGGAAGCCCGCGCAGGCGCAGGGCAAGGAGGCGGTGAAGCAGGCGACGGGGCGGGTGCACGGCGACGTGGTGCTCAAGATCCTGATGCAGAAGCTGAGGTCCCTGGAGCTGGGGCTGTCGACGCTGGAGGACTACACCAAGATGCTGAACCAGAGGTACGGCGGCAAGCTGCCGGACCTGCACAACGGGCTGACGCAGACAGGCAAGGAGCTGGAGAAGATGAAGGCGGACGTGGAGGAGCTGGTGGAGTGGAAGGACAAGGTG GCGAGGGATGTGGGAGAGCTGAGGGACTGGAAATCAAGCGTCTCGAGGAAACTAGACCATCTGGTCAGGGAGAACGCGGCGATGAG GTGGGATGTGGAGGAGATGAGGAGCATCCAGGAGACGCTTCAGAACAAGGAGCTGTCGGTGCTTTCCATCAGCCTCTTCTTGGCGTGCGTCGCGCTCTTCAAGCTGGCGTGCGACCGCTTGCTGCTGCTCTTCGCCAGCAAGGAGGAGGACGGGGCAGGGACGGGGTGGATGCTCGTGTTGGCGGCCAGCAGCCTCACCACCCTCATCGTGCTGCTCTACAGCTGA